In Horticoccus luteus, the following proteins share a genomic window:
- a CDS encoding N-6 DNA methylase has protein sequence MPVSSTPTLQDLMPVVEAAATLGLFGTFERKAVEKLLSYNKSNRPVIRCQVRQKDVPAKPEEIVRQLWIYRLLTHHKYPLSRITVEYPITFGRDTSKRADVVVMDADRVTIPYLIIEVKADKLKDGKDQLKSYCHATGAPLALWSNGRDHTFWHRKNPNYFVEIPSLPTASQTIADVAEQPWTIETLIEKEQAREKSGEARSLKDRILEMEDEVLANAGVDVFEEVFKLIFTKLYDELSCYRGKHTHIRFRNTNTAAQLKARIAELFDEARAEWDGVFPPDDKIKLTADHLAVCVGSLEEYKLFNSNLDVVDEAFEYLVNKSSKGEKGQYFTPRHVIDLCVRMLNPREHESLIDTACGSAGFTMHAIFHVWDAIRRDEGRAEGHLFSMEKKSPRQQAYVNDKVFAIDFDERSVRVARCLNLIAGDGQTNVLHLNTLDYTRWSETVKEESWTDTYHTGWKKIRKLLADPKGKDYRTFGFDVLLANPPFAGDIKQTDMLSPYDLAHKVAKDGGQGKLESAVGRDLLFIERNLDFLRPGGRMAVVLPQGRFNNASDERVRRYIAEKCRILAVVGLHGNTFKPHTGTKTSVLFVQKWNDDPAAGPLCPRTDDYPIFFATQRLPSKDNRGDKILVTDACGLPVRDIHGHTLVQHDFFSVELKDGTRTPEGIAEAFEEFAKKEKLPFFP, from the coding sequence ATGCCCGTTTCTTCCACTCCCACTCTTCAAGACCTGATGCCCGTCGTCGAAGCCGCCGCCACCCTCGGCCTCTTCGGCACGTTCGAGCGCAAAGCGGTCGAAAAGCTCCTGTCCTACAACAAAAGCAACCGCCCTGTCATCCGCTGCCAAGTCCGCCAGAAGGATGTCCCCGCCAAGCCTGAGGAGATCGTCCGCCAACTTTGGATCTATCGCCTCCTCACTCACCACAAATACCCGCTCTCTCGGATCACGGTCGAATATCCGATTACCTTCGGCCGCGACACCTCTAAGCGCGCCGACGTCGTGGTCATGGACGCCGACCGCGTCACGATTCCCTATCTCATTATCGAGGTTAAGGCTGACAAGCTGAAGGACGGTAAAGATCAGCTGAAGTCCTACTGCCACGCCACTGGCGCCCCGCTCGCCCTTTGGAGTAACGGCCGCGATCACACGTTCTGGCATCGAAAAAATCCTAACTACTTTGTCGAAATTCCGTCTCTACCGACGGCCTCGCAAACCATCGCAGACGTCGCCGAGCAGCCTTGGACCATCGAGACCCTGATCGAGAAGGAGCAGGCCCGCGAAAAATCCGGCGAGGCCCGCTCCCTCAAGGACCGCATCCTCGAAATGGAGGACGAGGTGCTCGCCAACGCCGGCGTCGATGTCTTCGAGGAAGTCTTCAAACTCATTTTCACCAAACTCTACGACGAGCTCTCCTGCTACCGCGGCAAACACACCCACATTCGCTTCCGCAACACCAACACCGCCGCCCAGCTCAAGGCCCGCATCGCCGAGCTCTTCGACGAGGCCCGTGCCGAGTGGGACGGCGTCTTTCCGCCTGACGACAAGATCAAGCTCACCGCCGACCACCTCGCCGTCTGCGTCGGCTCCCTCGAGGAATACAAGCTCTTCAACAGCAACCTCGATGTCGTAGACGAGGCCTTCGAATACCTCGTCAACAAATCCTCCAAGGGCGAGAAGGGCCAATACTTCACGCCGCGTCACGTCATCGACCTCTGCGTGCGCATGCTCAACCCTCGCGAGCACGAGTCCCTCATCGACACCGCCTGCGGTTCCGCCGGCTTCACCATGCATGCCATCTTCCACGTGTGGGACGCCATCCGCCGCGACGAAGGCCGCGCCGAGGGCCACCTCTTCAGCATGGAGAAAAAGAGCCCGCGCCAGCAGGCCTACGTGAACGACAAGGTCTTCGCCATCGACTTCGACGAACGCTCCGTGCGCGTCGCCCGCTGCCTCAACCTCATCGCCGGCGACGGCCAGACCAACGTCCTTCACCTCAACACCCTCGACTACACCCGCTGGTCCGAGACCGTGAAGGAGGAATCCTGGACCGACACCTACCACACCGGCTGGAAAAAGATCCGCAAGCTCCTTGCCGACCCCAAGGGCAAGGACTACCGCACCTTCGGCTTCGACGTCCTCCTCGCCAACCCGCCCTTCGCCGGCGACATCAAGCAGACCGACATGCTCTCGCCCTACGACCTCGCCCACAAGGTCGCAAAGGACGGCGGCCAGGGAAAACTCGAGAGCGCCGTCGGCCGCGACCTCCTCTTCATCGAGCGCAACCTCGACTTTCTCCGCCCCGGCGGCCGCATGGCCGTCGTCCTCCCCCAGGGCCGCTTCAACAACGCCTCCGACGAACGCGTGCGCCGCTACATCGCCGAGAAATGCCGCATCCTCGCCGTCGTCGGCCTTCACGGGAACACGTTTAAGCCCCACACCGGCACCAAGACCTCCGTCCTCTTCGTGCAAAAGTGGAACGACGATCCCGCCGCCGGCCCGCTCTGCCCGCGCACGGACGACTACCCCATCTTCTTCGCCACCCAACGCCTGCCCTCCAAAGACAACCGCGGCGACAAGATCCTAGTCACCGACGCCTGCGGCCTGCCCGTGCGCGACATCCACGGCCACACCCTCGTGCAGCACGATTTTTTCAGCGTCGAGCTGAAGGACGGCACGCGCACGCCCGAAGGCATCGCCGAGGCTTTTGAAGAGTTCGCCAAGAAGGAGAAGCTGCCTTTTTTTCCCTAG
- a CDS encoding DEAD/DEAH box helicase — protein MSSVSAPLLAPVKGSPDAVMDRFLGYAAAKGLELYPEQEEAILELFAGHNVILATPTGSGKSLVAAALHFKALCAGERSVYTCPIKALVNEKFLALCRDFGPENVGMMTGDASVNPTAPVLCCTAEILANIALHRGDRSDVRVVIMDEFHYYADAERGYAWQVPLLTMPHVQFLLMSATLGTTDFFERELTRVTGQPTVTVKSDRRPVPLEFEYSETPLAERVAELLATNRAPIYLVYFTQRAASEAAQDLMSLAVSTREEKAALASELERVKFNSPYGKEVKRWLRHGIGVHHAGLLPRYRVLVESLAQKGLLKLICGTDTLGVGINVPIRTVVFTQLWKYDGQKAAVLSVRDFRQIAGRAGRRGFDDKGYVIVQAPEHVIANKRAEEKAAGDPKKMKKLVKQRAPEGAVGWDARTLERLLTAPAENLTSRFNLTHGMLLLMLSRETDGCRALQRLVADSHETAARKGQLRRRGWQLFRGLVERKIVAVIPREVRAGAEGADVRKVRVNVELQDDFSLHQTLSLYLLDTLPLLERESPEYAFDVLTLCESIVEDPEQILRRQVDKLRGEKIEELKAAGVPYEERMEKLEEVEYPKPRREFIYDTFNAFAAAHPWVEGENIRPKSIAREMFERYMSFADYVRAYGLERMEGLLLRHLSQVWKVLAQTVPVAAKTEAVVEMEEYFRELIRGVDSSLLEEWERLRNPAFVAAETADKPARPASYDVTRDAKEFRRLVRVAVLGFLQDVAARDWEAASGRMADGESERWERMGEAEREVELKRAARRVEEALAPYFEARGRFRLDPAGRAAANTHWDEAEGAEWRVAQVLVDVEEANDWEARFTVDLAASRARNEAVMRFEGVGAVGS, from the coding sequence ATGTCTTCAGTTTCTGCTCCACTGCTTGCGCCGGTCAAAGGTTCGCCGGATGCGGTGATGGATCGGTTTCTAGGCTATGCGGCGGCGAAGGGGCTCGAGCTTTATCCGGAGCAGGAGGAGGCGATTTTGGAGTTGTTCGCTGGGCATAATGTCATTCTCGCCACGCCCACCGGGTCTGGAAAATCGCTCGTGGCGGCGGCGCTGCATTTCAAGGCGCTGTGCGCGGGCGAGCGGTCGGTTTATACGTGTCCCATCAAGGCGCTCGTGAACGAAAAATTTCTCGCGCTGTGCCGTGACTTCGGACCCGAGAACGTCGGCATGATGACGGGCGACGCGAGCGTGAATCCGACGGCGCCGGTGCTCTGCTGCACGGCGGAAATCCTCGCCAATATCGCGCTCCACCGCGGCGACCGCAGCGATGTGCGGGTCGTGATCATGGACGAGTTTCACTACTACGCGGACGCGGAGCGCGGCTACGCGTGGCAAGTGCCGCTGCTCACCATGCCGCACGTGCAGTTTTTGTTGATGTCGGCCACGCTGGGCACGACGGATTTTTTCGAGCGCGAACTCACGCGGGTGACAGGGCAACCGACGGTGACGGTGAAGAGCGACCGGCGGCCGGTGCCACTCGAGTTCGAGTATTCGGAGACGCCGCTCGCGGAGCGCGTGGCGGAGCTCCTCGCGACGAACCGGGCACCGATCTATCTCGTGTATTTCACGCAGCGGGCGGCGAGCGAGGCGGCGCAGGATCTCATGAGCCTGGCGGTGAGCACGCGGGAGGAGAAGGCGGCGCTCGCGTCGGAGTTGGAGCGGGTGAAGTTCAATAGTCCCTACGGCAAGGAGGTGAAGCGGTGGCTGCGGCATGGGATAGGCGTGCACCATGCGGGGTTGCTGCCGCGTTATCGCGTGCTGGTGGAATCGCTCGCGCAAAAGGGGTTGTTAAAACTGATCTGCGGGACGGACACGCTGGGCGTGGGCATCAATGTGCCGATCCGCACGGTGGTGTTTACGCAGCTCTGGAAATACGACGGGCAGAAGGCGGCGGTGCTGAGCGTGCGGGATTTTCGGCAGATCGCCGGGCGCGCGGGGCGGCGGGGATTTGACGACAAGGGTTACGTGATCGTGCAGGCGCCGGAGCATGTGATCGCGAACAAGCGCGCGGAGGAGAAGGCGGCGGGCGATCCGAAGAAGATGAAAAAGCTCGTGAAGCAGCGTGCGCCGGAGGGCGCGGTGGGCTGGGATGCGCGGACCCTGGAGCGGTTGCTCACGGCGCCGGCGGAGAATCTCACGTCGCGGTTCAACCTCACGCACGGGATGCTGCTGTTGATGTTGAGCCGGGAGACGGATGGATGCCGGGCGTTGCAACGGCTCGTGGCGGATTCGCATGAAACGGCGGCGCGGAAAGGTCAGTTGCGGCGGCGCGGGTGGCAGTTGTTTCGCGGACTTGTGGAGCGGAAGATCGTCGCGGTGATTCCGCGCGAGGTGCGCGCGGGGGCGGAGGGCGCGGACGTGAGGAAAGTGCGCGTGAACGTAGAACTGCAGGACGATTTTTCGCTGCACCAGACGTTGTCGCTTTACCTGCTGGACACGCTGCCGCTGCTGGAGCGGGAGTCGCCGGAGTATGCGTTCGACGTGCTGACGTTGTGCGAATCGATCGTGGAGGATCCGGAGCAGATTTTGCGGCGGCAGGTGGACAAGTTGCGCGGCGAAAAAATCGAGGAGCTGAAGGCGGCGGGCGTGCCGTATGAGGAGCGGATGGAGAAGCTGGAGGAGGTCGAGTATCCGAAGCCGCGGCGGGAGTTTATCTACGACACGTTCAACGCGTTTGCGGCGGCGCATCCGTGGGTGGAGGGGGAAAACATCCGGCCGAAGTCGATCGCGCGAGAAATGTTTGAGCGATATATGTCGTTTGCGGATTACGTGCGGGCGTATGGCCTCGAGCGGATGGAGGGGCTGTTGCTGCGGCATTTGTCGCAGGTGTGGAAAGTGCTCGCGCAAACGGTGCCGGTGGCGGCGAAGACGGAGGCGGTGGTCGAGATGGAGGAGTATTTTCGCGAGCTGATCCGGGGCGTGGACTCCAGTTTGCTGGAGGAGTGGGAACGCCTGCGGAATCCGGCGTTTGTGGCGGCGGAGACGGCGGACAAACCGGCGCGGCCGGCGAGTTACGATGTGACGCGGGACGCGAAAGAATTTCGGCGGCTCGTGCGCGTGGCGGTGCTCGGGTTTTTGCAGGACGTGGCGGCGCGCGATTGGGAGGCGGCGAGCGGAAGGATGGCGGACGGGGAGAGCGAACGATGGGAGCGGATGGGAGAGGCGGAGCGGGAGGTAGAACTGAAACGCGCGGCGCGGCGGGTGGAGGAGGCGTTGGCCCCTTACTTCGAGGCGCGCGGGCGGTTTCGGCTGGATCCGGCGGGGCGGGCCGCGGCGAATACGCATTGGGACGAGGCCGAGGGCGCGGAGTGGCGCGTGGCGCAGGTGCTCGTGGACGTTGAAGAGGCGAACGATTGGGAGGCGCGGTTTACCGTCGATCTCGCGGCTTCACGGGCGCGGAACGAGGCGGTCATGCGCTTCGAAGGTGTGGGCGCGGTGGGATCGTAA